One Natronolimnobius sp. AArcel1 DNA window includes the following coding sequences:
- a CDS encoding M50 family metallopeptidase translates to MCAARDTDDRTLDLEALFREPFGFTWGETDGTTWLRTDEGSYKRVHPVFFEQLREIATGSSDPTDHDERVRETVVLLASEGYLEPGGEIVHEQPPPDIRLWPRLGAVAATATLLVGCLAVRWPELRQLPADLEFGLGLALIVLPILLGSIALHELGHYVPSRRYFDPQLRIGLLNKVIPAIITRTTDAWRCPRNVRLWISLAGPFVDLLVATGFAVAFVIVPGQPIFGFLALLIAARALFVLNPLIEGDGYWALVDAFGWHNLRTQGFRDLEHRILSGPAVYALSAVIFTIGFVGLNIAILATVFGLV, encoded by the coding sequence ATGTGCGCTGCACGCGATACCGACGACCGAACGCTCGACCTCGAGGCGCTCTTTCGCGAGCCGTTCGGCTTTACCTGGGGAGAAACCGACGGCACGACCTGGCTGCGCACTGACGAGGGGTCGTACAAGCGCGTCCACCCGGTCTTTTTCGAGCAACTGCGTGAGATCGCGACTGGCTCGAGTGACCCCACCGACCACGACGAGCGCGTCCGCGAGACGGTCGTGTTACTGGCTTCTGAGGGCTACCTCGAGCCCGGCGGCGAAATTGTCCACGAGCAGCCGCCGCCGGATATTCGACTGTGGCCGCGACTCGGCGCCGTCGCCGCGACAGCGACACTGCTCGTCGGCTGTCTTGCGGTCCGCTGGCCCGAACTCCGACAGTTGCCCGCTGACCTCGAGTTCGGCCTCGGACTTGCGCTGATCGTCTTGCCCATCCTCCTTGGTTCGATTGCGCTCCACGAACTCGGTCACTACGTCCCAAGTCGGCGCTACTTCGACCCACAGCTTCGAATCGGGCTGTTGAACAAGGTTATTCCCGCAATCATCACGCGGACGACCGACGCCTGGCGCTGCCCGCGAAACGTGCGCCTCTGGATCAGTCTCGCCGGCCCGTTCGTCGACCTGCTCGTCGCGACTGGCTTCGCCGTCGCGTTCGTCATCGTCCCCGGTCAGCCCATCTTCGGCTTTCTGGCACTTCTCATCGCCGCACGCGCGCTGTTCGTCCTGAACCCCCTCATCGAGGGCGACGGCTACTGGGCGCTCGTCGATGCCTTCGGCTGGCACAACCTGCGGACGCAAGGCTTTCGCGACCTCGAGCACCGCATTCTCTCGGGACCGGCGGTGTACGCGCTCTCGGCTGTTATCTTCACTATCGGGTTCGTCGGCCTCAATATCGCAATTCTGGCGACGGTGTTCGGCCTCGTCTGA
- the kdgK1 gene encoding bifunctional 2-dehydro-3-deoxygluconokinase/2-dehydro-3-deoxygalactonokinase, protein MSELVSFGETMLRFSPGKDERLEDAEEFEVHVGGAESNVAIAAQRLGTPATWMSKVPENPLGRQVVGKLRQYGIETDVSWCHRGRQGTYYMEQAGEPRGTNVIYDREDAAITTAEARELNLDLIRDATVFFTTGITPALSPTLAETTMNLLKAAKEGGTTTAFDFNYRAKLWSPKEATETLTQFFPGIDVLVIAARDAQNVLGLEGDPRQIAHNLGSQYDFETVIVTRGSEGAIGWHDNVVHEQEVYETDTVSPIGTGDAFTGTFIARRLEGDDVPTALDYASAAAALKRTIPGDVALLTAEEVESVVKDGSKSISR, encoded by the coding sequence GTGAGTGAGCTTGTCTCGTTCGGAGAGACGATGCTGCGGTTTTCGCCGGGGAAAGACGAGCGCCTCGAGGATGCAGAGGAGTTCGAAGTTCACGTCGGCGGTGCCGAGAGCAACGTCGCAATCGCAGCCCAGCGACTCGGAACGCCGGCGACCTGGATGTCGAAAGTGCCGGAGAACCCGCTCGGGCGACAGGTCGTGGGTAAACTCCGCCAGTACGGCATCGAAACCGATGTCTCGTGGTGCCATCGCGGTCGGCAGGGGACCTACTACATGGAACAGGCTGGCGAGCCACGCGGCACGAACGTCATCTACGACCGGGAAGACGCCGCTATTACGACGGCAGAGGCGCGCGAACTGAACCTCGATCTGATTCGTGACGCGACAGTCTTTTTCACGACGGGAATCACGCCTGCGCTCTCGCCGACGCTGGCCGAGACGACGATGAACCTCCTGAAAGCAGCCAAAGAGGGCGGCACGACGACGGCCTTCGATTTCAACTACCGCGCCAAACTCTGGTCGCCCAAGGAGGCAACGGAGACGCTGACCCAGTTTTTCCCAGGCATCGACGTGCTCGTCATCGCCGCTCGAGACGCCCAGAACGTCCTCGGGCTCGAGGGCGACCCACGTCAGATCGCACACAACCTCGGCTCGCAGTATGACTTTGAGACCGTCATCGTCACCCGCGGCTCGGAGGGCGCAATCGGCTGGCACGACAACGTTGTCCACGAGCAGGAGGTCTACGAAACGGACACCGTCTCGCCGATTGGCACCGGCGACGCGTTCACGGGGACGTTCATTGCCCGCCGACTCGAGGGCGATGACGTGCCGACCGCACTCGACTACGCCTCCGCTGCTGCCGCGTTGAAACGGACGATTCCGGGTGACGTTGCGCTGCTCACTGCCGAAGAGGTCGAATCGGTCGTCAAAGACGGCTCGAAATCGATTTCGCGGTAG
- a CDS encoding RND family transporter, with amino-acid sequence MSRSLATRYADGLVEHSRVVIVLTLLVTAMVAAGVVIGDPEDGDIGQFDADSEETEALDEIEATYGTDDDIVTQIVIRGTGDSADTGDGDVLTRESFLEGLELQQDIQENESLNATLADQGVLALENVVATGAVFEDRAAEANGPPDTSEPTLEEQIEALEDRSDEEFAELLETVLDPDGDAAGADAGSGEEGDPYEFLPTDYEPGATTADSRVAFVFQIDDGGPDDDPEEAYAAQLEIDDLVDERFDDAFVFGQGITDEASSNAVGDSFGLITPVALILVLVALGTAYRDVVDVLVSVFGIAVVMAWLGGIQGWLEVPSSQLLIAVPFLLIGLSIDYSLHVIMRSREARTGQLEDDTADSPQRRGVRNGMRLGLTGVVLALAAATFSTGIGFLSNVVSPLPAIRDFAILSAGGIFATFVAFAILVPALKVEIDGLLESRFGRDRRKQPFGLGTGPVNRALTGVVSLVQRGPLVVVLIAFLLASGGVYGATGIDTEFNQADFLPEDAPEWAKSLPGPIAPDTYTISDDAEYLGDNFQERGEGSQSQILIRGSITDPATLSAIESATDDIAGNESNTTISIRADGDPAVESPVTAIRTTAAENDSVATALEERDTTDNDLPDEDLEGLYDDLYAADADAASSVIYQTDDGEYESMRLLLTVRGDASSQSIADDTRDVASAIETESDGAVTAVAAGGPITTAVVQDALLETLVQAFAVTLVVILVFLTVLYWVRHRKPAFGVLTLAPVVAALAWLLGTMAVLDVPFNSETAVITSLAIGLGVDYSIHVSERFLDERDRRSDSNGTLEAGALEDTLRATITGTGGALLGSALTTAAGFGVLALALAPPLQRFGLVTGLSIIFAFIACLTVLPCLLVLRERVHAWRMWGGL; translated from the coding sequence ATGAGTCGGTCACTCGCGACACGCTATGCCGATGGACTTGTCGAGCACAGCCGCGTCGTTATCGTGCTCACACTTCTGGTCACCGCGATGGTCGCCGCGGGCGTCGTCATTGGCGACCCCGAAGACGGCGATATCGGCCAATTCGACGCGGATTCCGAAGAAACCGAGGCACTCGATGAGATCGAGGCAACCTACGGCACGGACGACGACATCGTCACGCAGATCGTCATCCGTGGGACTGGCGATAGCGCAGACACTGGCGACGGTGACGTGCTCACGCGCGAGTCCTTCCTCGAGGGACTCGAACTCCAGCAAGACATTCAAGAGAATGAGTCGCTGAACGCGACGCTCGCCGATCAGGGTGTTCTCGCACTCGAGAACGTCGTCGCGACCGGCGCAGTGTTCGAAGACCGCGCCGCCGAGGCAAACGGCCCGCCCGACACCAGCGAGCCGACACTCGAGGAGCAAATCGAGGCACTCGAGGACCGCTCTGACGAGGAATTTGCGGAATTGCTCGAGACGGTGCTCGATCCCGACGGCGACGCGGCCGGTGCGGACGCTGGCAGCGGCGAGGAGGGCGATCCGTACGAATTCCTGCCAACTGACTACGAGCCGGGAGCGACGACCGCCGACTCGCGCGTCGCGTTCGTCTTCCAGATCGACGACGGGGGCCCCGACGACGACCCCGAAGAGGCGTACGCAGCCCAACTCGAGATCGACGACCTCGTCGATGAGCGCTTCGACGATGCGTTCGTCTTCGGGCAGGGAATCACCGACGAGGCGTCTTCGAACGCCGTCGGCGACAGTTTCGGCCTCATCACACCCGTTGCGCTGATTCTCGTCCTCGTCGCACTTGGCACTGCCTACCGCGACGTTGTCGACGTGCTCGTCTCCGTCTTCGGCATCGCCGTCGTGATGGCCTGGCTCGGCGGCATTCAGGGCTGGCTCGAGGTCCCCTCGAGTCAACTGCTGATCGCGGTTCCATTCCTGTTGATCGGGTTGAGCATCGACTACTCGTTGCACGTCATCATGCGCTCGCGCGAGGCCAGAACGGGCCAACTCGAGGACGATACGGCGGACTCACCGCAGCGCCGCGGCGTTCGAAACGGGATGCGCCTCGGCCTCACGGGCGTCGTCCTCGCACTTGCCGCGGCGACCTTTTCGACCGGTATCGGCTTCCTCTCGAACGTCGTCAGTCCGCTTCCGGCAATTCGTGACTTCGCAATCCTGAGCGCCGGCGGCATCTTTGCGACGTTTGTCGCCTTCGCCATCCTCGTTCCTGCGCTGAAAGTCGAGATCGATGGGCTACTCGAGTCTCGATTCGGTCGAGATCGGCGGAAACAGCCGTTTGGACTCGGAACTGGGCCGGTCAACCGCGCACTCACGGGTGTCGTCTCGCTCGTCCAGCGCGGGCCGCTCGTCGTGGTTCTGATCGCCTTCTTGCTCGCCTCGGGCGGCGTCTACGGCGCGACTGGCATCGACACGGAGTTCAATCAGGCGGATTTCCTCCCCGAAGACGCTCCTGAGTGGGCGAAATCCCTCCCCGGACCGATTGCACCGGATACGTACACGATTAGCGACGACGCCGAGTATCTCGGCGACAACTTCCAGGAGCGCGGCGAGGGCTCACAGAGTCAGATACTGATACGTGGCTCGATCACTGATCCGGCGACACTTTCGGCCATCGAGTCGGCAACCGACGATATCGCTGGCAACGAGTCGAACACGACGATTTCGATCCGTGCGGACGGCGACCCTGCCGTCGAGAGCCCGGTGACGGCGATTCGGACGACCGCCGCGGAGAACGACTCCGTCGCAACCGCACTCGAGGAGCGAGATACGACCGATAACGACCTGCCTGACGAGGATCTCGAGGGGCTGTACGACGACCTGTACGCCGCTGATGCGGACGCTGCATCGTCGGTTATCTACCAAACCGATGATGGCGAGTACGAGTCTATGCGCCTGCTGCTGACCGTCCGTGGTGACGCCTCGTCCCAGTCGATTGCAGACGATACGCGCGACGTTGCCTCAGCGATCGAAACCGAAAGCGACGGCGCGGTAACGGCCGTCGCTGCCGGTGGCCCCATCACGACCGCCGTGGTACAGGACGCGCTGCTCGAGACACTCGTGCAGGCGTTCGCGGTGACATTGGTGGTGATTCTGGTCTTCCTCACGGTCCTGTACTGGGTTCGCCACCGCAAGCCTGCCTTTGGGGTGCTCACGCTCGCGCCGGTCGTCGCCGCGCTGGCGTGGCTCCTTGGCACGATGGCCGTCCTTGACGTACCGTTCAACAGCGAAACCGCCGTCATCACAAGTCTCGCAATCGGGCTTGGCGTCGACTACAGCATCCACGTCAGCGAGCGATTCCTCGACGAACGCGACCGCCGGAGTGATTCAAACGGCACTCTGGAGGCCGGCGCGCTCGAGGATACCCTCCGGGCGACGATCACGGGCACTGGCGGCGCGCTGTTGGGCAGTGCGCTGACGACGGCGGCTGGGTTCGGCGTGCTCGCGCTCGCGTTGGCCCCGCCGCTGCAGCGATTTGGCCTCGTGACGGGCCTGAGCATTATCTTCGCGTTTATTGCGTGCCTGACGGTGTTGCCGTGTCTGCTCGTGTTACGCGAGCGAGTGCACGCGTGGCGTATGTGGGGCGGACTCTGA
- a CDS encoding RimK family alpha-L-glutamate ligase has protein sequence MSVLLLGPRSDPQLAAVERTLETRGVETCVWDADDWPGSGMLTYRQGDQTRLSVGGTSVDEVHTAYLRNFALNPRLPEYRDDLEDHPFALLNQLREYQATLESMLYSLEARGVRMVNPLETQDLHTRKPWQLERLAAAGVPIPETLTTTTPDEVRAFADRVGKIIYKPVSGGGHAAVLSPDDLEDDRLSLLANSPVQFQEYIDGEDIRVFVVDGEVVAAARIISTELDYRTADHDVERIPLSALEPAIAEAAITATDCLGLAFSGVDVIDTDDSCSVLEANPSPMFAAFDDKAGTDVAGALADLLATPTETDSTTA, from the coding sequence ATGAGTGTGTTACTCCTTGGCCCTCGATCGGACCCGCAACTCGCCGCTGTCGAGCGTACACTCGAGACGCGAGGCGTCGAGACCTGCGTGTGGGATGCCGACGACTGGCCCGGTTCGGGAATGCTAACCTACCGTCAGGGCGACCAGACACGGCTCTCGGTCGGCGGAACGAGCGTTGACGAGGTTCACACGGCCTACCTTCGGAACTTCGCGCTCAACCCGCGACTACCCGAGTACCGAGACGACCTCGAGGATCACCCATTCGCCTTGCTCAACCAACTCCGTGAGTATCAGGCGACCCTCGAGTCGATGCTCTACTCGCTCGAGGCTCGTGGCGTCCGGATGGTTAACCCACTCGAGACGCAGGACCTGCATACTCGCAAGCCGTGGCAACTCGAGCGACTCGCTGCTGCTGGCGTTCCAATCCCGGAAACGTTGACGACGACCACCCCTGATGAAGTGCGTGCGTTCGCGGACCGAGTGGGAAAAATCATCTACAAACCGGTCAGCGGCGGCGGCCACGCGGCGGTGCTTTCGCCCGACGATCTCGAGGACGACCGGCTCTCGTTGCTCGCAAACTCGCCCGTTCAGTTCCAGGAGTACATCGACGGCGAGGATATCCGCGTCTTCGTCGTCGACGGTGAGGTCGTTGCTGCTGCCCGAATCATCTCCACTGAACTCGATTATCGAACGGCCGACCACGACGTCGAACGCATTCCACTCTCCGCGCTCGAGCCCGCGATTGCCGAGGCCGCTATTACTGCGACGGACTGTCTCGGATTGGCGTTTTCGGGCGTCGACGTGATCGACACCGACGATAGCTGTTCCGTCCTCGAGGCAAACCCCTCACCGATGTTCGCGGCGTTCGACGACAAGGCGGGAACGGACGTTGCCGGCGCGCTCGCGGATCTGCTTGCGACGCCAACCGAGACGGACTCCACCACAGCGTAA
- a CDS encoding DUF6293 family protein, whose translation MQTHIVPVGFDYDRLIAPLVRDQIDVERVILLEGAVGSEANVEYSRHLSEKLETDFRNLLGASTERFILEDVYDYDEAFEQAYDLITAELDRGNEVWVNVAAMPRTVSFAFATAANSLMVEREDDREQIHTYYTAPEKYLETELAEELREQIALLEDLKDERDAADDIIDDERIDTRLESARDLLSEFDERGTTIGAKEIDGRHIVELPVASFSNVKPFEELILYKLGEDGEFDSVSELAESLSSELNEEYTDSFRSKVIYNVDRLGPGGKGYIEREEHGKSYRTRLSRIGELWVRAHSDGPGSP comes from the coding sequence ATGCAGACCCACATCGTTCCGGTCGGCTTCGACTACGACCGGCTGATCGCGCCCCTCGTCCGCGATCAGATCGACGTCGAGCGCGTCATCTTGCTCGAGGGAGCCGTCGGGAGCGAGGCCAACGTCGAGTACTCCCGGCATCTCTCGGAGAAACTCGAGACGGACTTTCGAAACTTACTGGGCGCGAGCACTGAGCGATTCATTCTCGAGGATGTCTACGACTACGACGAGGCGTTCGAGCAGGCCTACGACCTCATCACGGCCGAACTGGACCGCGGCAACGAGGTCTGGGTTAACGTCGCCGCAATGCCTCGAACGGTGAGTTTCGCGTTCGCGACCGCCGCCAACTCGCTGATGGTCGAACGCGAAGACGACCGCGAGCAGATCCACACCTACTACACGGCTCCCGAGAAGTACCTCGAGACCGAACTCGCTGAGGAACTACGTGAGCAGATCGCCTTGCTCGAGGACCTCAAGGACGAACGCGACGCAGCCGACGATATTATCGACGACGAACGGATCGACACCCGTCTCGAGAGCGCCCGCGATCTGCTCTCGGAGTTCGACGAGCGCGGGACGACGATTGGCGCAAAAGAGATCGACGGCCGCCACATCGTCGAGTTACCCGTCGCTTCGTTTTCGAACGTCAAGCCCTTCGAGGAGCTAATTCTCTACAAGTTAGGCGAGGACGGTGAGTTTGACTCCGTCTCCGAACTCGCAGAATCGCTCTCGAGCGAGCTCAACGAGGAGTACACCGACAGTTTCCGCTCGAAGGTCATCTACAACGTCGACCGGCTTGGCCCGGGCGGCAAGGGCTACATCGAGCGCGAGGAACACGGCAAATCGTATCGGACGCGCCTCTCGCGTATCGGCGAGTTGTGGGTCCGTGCACACTCGGACGGCCCAGGGTCGCCGTAA
- a CDS encoding nucleotidyltransferase domain-containing protein: MDGTHVCLPVPVAESGLFRHTATAHILQLLTDNPDRVFSNRQLQRLTGKGMGNINSAVRALEATGVITVERDSRANQISITASHLCKPDDRITQVPQAEFQQPIRDAITRLEDMTTVEFGVVLFGSVARGDADRASDVDLFVVVPENRMTVQRTAHEIENEIATERFDGDRYEFHIVVETQASAPTHDRIADILTEGLTLRTAPALDIVKQEVFEHGS, translated from the coding sequence ATGGATGGGACCCACGTGTGCCTTCCAGTTCCCGTTGCTGAGTCGGGTCTCTTCCGACATACTGCGACAGCTCATATTCTCCAGTTGCTCACGGATAATCCGGATCGAGTGTTCAGCAACCGCCAACTCCAGCGATTGACCGGAAAGGGGATGGGAAACATCAACAGCGCTGTACGCGCGCTGGAAGCGACAGGGGTAATCACAGTCGAGAGAGACAGTCGCGCAAATCAAATCTCGATCACTGCATCACACCTCTGCAAGCCGGATGATCGTATCACGCAGGTCCCACAGGCGGAGTTTCAGCAACCAATTCGGGACGCCATCACGCGACTCGAGGACATGACGACCGTCGAGTTCGGGGTGGTTTTGTTCGGCAGTGTCGCTCGAGGTGATGCGGACCGAGCCAGCGACGTCGACCTATTCGTCGTCGTTCCAGAGAATCGAATGACAGTACAGCGAACGGCCCACGAAATCGAGAACGAGATCGCCACGGAACGCTTCGATGGTGATCGCTATGAGTTCCACATTGTCGTCGAAACGCAAGCGTCTGCACCGACTCACGACCGAATTGCGGACATTCTCACTGAGGGACTGACGCTCCGAACGGCACCTGCGCTGGACATCGTGAAACAGGAGGTGTTCGAGCATGGGTCTTGA
- the rtcA gene encoding RNA 3'-terminal phosphate cyclase — protein sequence MTSTREPTHVLDGADAGGQFLRTALGLAVLRNESIRIENVRGDRPKPGLRHQHLAVLETMAAVCDAEIDGAELGAETVRFDPTPSSTGPDGSPRLEGGQYEVDINTAGSVTLLFDALLPLAPILESPLRVTATGGTDVEWSPPLDYFREIKLPLLRRFGLVAACEVDRRGFYPNGGGQATLHLGPAQLESLDLERRGPLEIVQLYSTESESLADRDVAHRQLEGALARLELGEDAPALERHETTAPSPSPGSALVIRLDYGTGVAGFAALGERGVPAERIGETAADEANRFLEREAAVDQHLGDQLLVFLALAGGRVRIPAVTDHVRASRELLETFDVALEFEDRGEELVVTAAPSLDL from the coding sequence ATGACGAGTACACGCGAGCCGACCCACGTCCTCGACGGTGCGGACGCTGGCGGGCAGTTCCTCCGGACGGCGCTCGGCCTCGCAGTCTTGCGAAACGAGTCGATTCGGATCGAGAACGTCCGCGGTGACCGGCCAAAACCGGGTCTTCGCCATCAGCATCTGGCCGTTCTCGAGACTATGGCTGCGGTCTGTGACGCCGAAATCGACGGTGCGGAACTCGGCGCAGAGACGGTGAGGTTCGATCCGACTCCCTCGAGCACTGGCCCCGACGGCTCGCCTCGACTCGAGGGCGGCCAGTACGAGGTCGATATCAACACTGCGGGGAGTGTTACCCTGCTGTTCGACGCGTTGCTTCCACTCGCACCGATCCTCGAGTCACCGCTGCGGGTGACAGCCACCGGTGGGACGGACGTCGAGTGGTCGCCACCGCTCGACTACTTTCGCGAAATCAAATTGCCACTCCTTCGGCGATTCGGCCTCGTCGCAGCCTGTGAGGTCGACCGCCGGGGCTTCTATCCGAACGGCGGCGGGCAGGCAACGCTCCATCTCGGCCCCGCACAACTCGAGTCACTTGACCTCGAGCGACGCGGTCCACTCGAGATCGTGCAACTCTATTCGACTGAATCCGAATCGCTGGCCGACCGAGACGTGGCACATCGCCAACTCGAGGGTGCACTCGCGCGGCTCGAACTCGGCGAGGACGCGCCCGCTCTCGAGCGCCACGAAACAACCGCGCCGAGTCCATCACCCGGATCGGCACTCGTCATTCGACTCGATTACGGGACTGGCGTCGCGGGATTTGCTGCGCTTGGTGAGCGCGGCGTTCCAGCCGAACGCATCGGTGAGACTGCTGCCGACGAGGCGAATCGGTTCCTCGAGCGCGAGGCGGCAGTCGACCAACACCTGGGCGACCAGTTGCTCGTCTTCCTCGCGCTCGCGGGCGGACGTGTTCGGATTCCGGCCGTAACTGATCACGTGCGAGCCAGTCGGGAGTTACTCGAGACGTTCGACGTTGCCCTCGAGTTCGAAGACCGAGGCGAGGAACTGGTCGTGACCGCAGCGCCGTCACTCGATCTGTGA